The Desulfonatronum lacustre DSM 10312 region GGAAGCGAAGCTTGAAGAAATGTTCATCGGCCATGGATGCAACCACCTTTCAGCGGGTCGGGCTTGGCGTGGTCGGCTTGGCCGACATCGCGCCAGGGCTCTTGCCTTGCCCAGTACCGCTCCACCAAATACCGCTTCCGGACCAATTCGGCCAGCACGGGGTCCGGCAGGAGAAACCGGAGATCCCGGCCCGCGCTCCAGTAGTCCCGGATCATGGTCGCGCTGATGTCCAGATAAGGGGGGCGGATCAACAGGATCGACCGTGCGTCCCCCTCCAGGGGCCACTCCCAGACCCGTCTCCAATCCCGCTCACGCAAAAGGGGTTCACCGCTTCGGGGCCAATGCTCGCGGACAAAGGTCCGCGTCGTTTTCAGGGCCATGTCCTGTCGGGCCACGGCCACGAAATGGGCCTTGTGGGTCAGGGCCAAACCGTCTTTCCAGGACGGCAGGGTCAGCAGATCCGGGACGCCGAGTAAAAAAAAGAGCCGGCTTCCGGGCATCGCCCGTGCCAGCTCTTCCAGCGTGTCTCCGGTGTACGACGGACCGGGCCGGCCGCCCTCGATCAGGGAGCAGTGCAAATCGGGAAGCCCATGAAGAGCCTTTTGCACCAGGCGACAACGCAGGCCAAAGGGCAACATATCCCGCTGTCCCTTGTGCGGCGGGATAGCGGCCGGAACCAGTTCCACCCGGTCCAGTCCAAGGATTTCCAGGGCTTCAATGGCCAGACGCAGATGGCCGTGATGCACGGGGTTGAAGCACCCACCGAAAACGCCGACCTTCATCTGCCGTCACTTCCATTTCACGTTCAGCATGACGCAAAAAGCCGCGGCGCACTCGGAGTCGAAATCGCTATCGTCATCCAACGACATACCTGTTTTTCTCGATTTCGATTTCGATTTCGAACCTGGCTCCAGCGCCGAGACTCGAAAATATCTTTTTGAAGGCAAAATGGAACGAAGTTCATTCCCGGACCTGCCCCTGACCAAGGCCGACGAACTTCACGCCGGTCAATTCCCGAACGCCCATGGGGCCGTAAGCGTGCAGTTTGGACGTGCTGATCCCGATTTCCGCGCCCAGGCCGAGCTGGCCGCCGTCGTTGAACCGGGTGGAGGCGTTCACCAGGACCAGGGAGGCGTCGGCCTCACGCAGAAAGCGCATGGCCCGGTCGTGGTCCCTGGTGAGGATGGCCTCGGTATGGTTGGAGCCGTAAAGGGCGATGTGCTCCAGGGCCCGGTCCATGTCCCGGACCACCCGCACGGCCAGGACCAGAGCCAGAAACTC contains the following coding sequences:
- the nadD gene encoding nicotinate (nicotinamide) nucleotide adenylyltransferase, coding for MKVGVFGGCFNPVHHGHLRLAIEALEILGLDRVELVPAAIPPHKGQRDMLPFGLRCRLVQKALHGLPDLHCSLIEGGRPGPSYTGDTLEELARAMPGSRLFFLLGVPDLLTLPSWKDGLALTHKAHFVAVARQDMALKTTRTFVREHWPRSGEPLLRERDWRRVWEWPLEGDARSILLIRPPYLDISATMIRDYWSAGRDLRFLLPDPVLAELVRKRYLVERYWARQEPWRDVGQADHAKPDPLKGGCIHGR